A region from the Hydrogenimonas sp. genome encodes:
- a CDS encoding mannose-1-phosphate guanylyltransferase / phosphomannomutase gives MSKKIKAVVMAGGFGTRIQPLTHSIPKPMLPVVNLPMMEHTMRRLAEIGIKEFIILLYFKPDVIKNHFGDGSEMGWKIEYVLPDDDYGTAGAVGFAREYLDTTFMIVSGDLVTDFDFKKIVDFHKKRRSKLTITLTSVENPLQFGVVITDENGKIEKFLEKPSWGEVFSDTINTGIYLIEPEILNYIPVGENFDFAKDLFPLLMEEGVDILGYDAVGYWRDVGNPESYREVHDDIFNHRLEFKIPGRRVDYPDGTLYLTGESEIGDDVEIIDTVVIGDGVTIGKHTRLHNVAIGDNVTIGNECKIRNSVLWHDIRIGKKVVLDNSVICNDNKIADGVVAKAGLILAEGCEVGKLAHFEQDVTVWPDKKIEPAAIVNNNIVWGSRYRNAIFENGSIVGKSNIEISCEMACKIGEAFGSQLPAGSRVAVGRDYDKNPRMIKRAFVGGLLAAGIDVVDLRAIPPAVLRYNLSRDPSLLGGVHFRKSLVDPAGVQITIYTEEGLRIDSNSAKSIEKTFFKEDFRRVDYNEIGTIHDSHLYRHDSCISYKDALEKAIDHKIIRTKGFRVAVDLMFGITKDVFPQIMTDLQIDNIMLNAYTDTRKLSNIHNVKIKLKEDISRVVTGLGLDMGVLIYPHGQRLTLITDKGDVLNKVEALNAVLELMNMEAEHRQTKMKVFLPTWAPDLMDVSYSNLQIKRGKYSNFKASTLKRFDLIATIDGNYAFTEFSLYRDAMYASIKIMELLTRHEVSLSEVAKEMTHFYFHICRIPCPQSMKGKMMRKFLEYAKGKKSSTTDGVKIWENETDWILMIPDQYSEHLNFYIQALDTKRGKKLHDYYRSMIDEWMKTN, from the coding sequence ATGTCGAAGAAGATAAAAGCGGTGGTGATGGCCGGCGGATTCGGCACCCGCATACAGCCGCTCACCCACTCGATACCTAAGCCGATGCTGCCGGTCGTGAATCTGCCCATGATGGAACATACGATGAGACGGCTGGCCGAGATAGGAATAAAAGAGTTCATAATACTGCTCTATTTCAAACCCGACGTAATAAAAAACCATTTCGGCGACGGCAGCGAGATGGGATGGAAGATAGAGTACGTTCTTCCCGACGACGACTACGGAACTGCGGGAGCCGTCGGGTTTGCAAGAGAGTATCTGGATACTACATTCATGATAGTGAGCGGTGACCTTGTTACCGATTTCGATTTCAAGAAGATCGTCGACTTTCACAAAAAGAGGCGCTCGAAACTGACGATAACGCTCACTTCAGTGGAGAACCCCCTTCAGTTCGGTGTCGTAATTACCGATGAGAACGGCAAGATCGAAAAGTTTCTCGAAAAACCGAGCTGGGGAGAGGTCTTCAGCGATACTATAAACACCGGTATCTATCTGATAGAACCGGAGATACTCAACTACATACCCGTAGGCGAGAATTTCGACTTCGCCAAAGATCTTTTTCCGCTTCTGATGGAGGAGGGTGTAGATATTCTCGGGTACGATGCCGTCGGCTACTGGCGCGATGTAGGAAATCCGGAGAGTTATCGCGAAGTACATGACGACATCTTCAACCACAGGCTGGAGTTCAAGATTCCGGGAAGAAGAGTCGACTATCCGGACGGCACCCTCTATCTTACGGGCGAGAGCGAGATAGGTGACGATGTGGAGATAATAGACACCGTAGTCATAGGAGATGGTGTCACAATAGGAAAACATACCCGCCTTCACAATGTGGCGATAGGCGACAACGTGACCATTGGAAACGAGTGCAAAATAAGAAACTCTGTACTGTGGCACGATATAAGGATCGGCAAGAAGGTTGTATTGGACAACTCGGTTATATGCAACGACAACAAGATAGCCGACGGTGTGGTAGCGAAGGCCGGTCTCATACTGGCAGAAGGGTGTGAGGTAGGGAAGCTGGCACACTTCGAGCAGGATGTGACCGTATGGCCCGACAAGAAGATAGAGCCCGCTGCGATAGTCAACAACAACATAGTCTGGGGCAGCCGTTACCGCAACGCCATATTTGAAAACGGAAGCATTGTAGGCAAGAGCAATATCGAGATAAGCTGCGAAATGGCGTGCAAGATAGGCGAGGCGTTCGGATCGCAGCTTCCTGCGGGTAGCCGTGTCGCCGTAGGCCGGGACTACGACAAAAATCCGCGCATGATAAAGCGGGCGTTCGTCGGCGGCCTCCTTGCAGCCGGTATAGACGTGGTGGACCTGAGAGCGATTCCGCCTGCGGTACTGCGGTACAACCTTAGCAGAGACCCCTCTCTTCTGGGCGGAGTTCACTTCAGGAAGAGTCTTGTAGACCCAGCCGGTGTACAGATAACAATATATACCGAAGAGGGGCTCAGGATAGACTCCAACTCCGCCAAGAGTATAGAGAAGACCTTTTTCAAAGAGGATTTCAGGCGTGTAGACTACAACGAGATAGGTACCATCCACGACAGCCACCTCTATCGGCACGACAGCTGCATCTCCTACAAGGATGCGCTGGAGAAGGCGATAGACCACAAGATCATCAGGACGAAAGGCTTCCGTGTGGCTGTCGACCTCATGTTCGGCATCACCAAAGATGTCTTTCCGCAGATAATGACCGATCTGCAGATAGACAACATAATGCTAAACGCCTATACCGACACCAGAAAACTCTCCAATATCCACAATGTGAAGATCAAGTTGAAAGAGGATATCTCCAGAGTCGTAACGGGACTGGGACTAGATATGGGAGTTCTCATATATCCCCACGGCCAGAGATTGACTCTCATAACGGACAAGGGCGACGTTCTAAACAAAGTGGAGGCGCTGAACGCGGTTTTGGAGCTGATGAATATGGAGGCGGAGCACAGGCAGACGAAAATGAAGGTCTTTTTGCCCACATGGGCCCCTGATCTTATGGATGTATCCTACTCGAACCTCCAGATAAAACGGGGCAAATACTCCAACTTCAAAGCCTCCACGCTCAAACGTTTCGATCTGATAGCGACGATAGACGGAAACTACGCATTCACCGAATTTTCACTCTACAGGGACGCGATGTATGCGAGTATCAAGATCATGGAGCTACTGACGAGACACGAGGTGAGCCTTTCGGAGGTGGCCAAGGAGATGACGCACTTCTACTTCCACATATGCCGCATCCCCTGTCCCCAGTCGATGAAGGGAAAGATGATGCGCAAGTTCCTGGAGTATGCGAAGGGAAAAAAATCCTCCACCACGGACGGCGTAAAGATATGGGAGAACGAGACAGACTGGATTTTGATGATACCGGACCAGTACAGTGAACATCTGAACTTCTATATTCAGGCTCTCGATACCAAACGCGGAAAGAAGCTGCACGACTACTACCGCAGTATGATAGACGAGTGGATGAAGACCAACTGA
- a CDS encoding pyruvate kinase, with translation MHPKVKIVATLGPSTNSRESIGRLIEAGVNIFRLNFSYGTHDEHMETIFNIRSIADEKGRLVAVLQDICGPKIRIKGLNRRMKVERGDRLVMAKTASEQAFSITHPELIESMHVGEELFFADGTVHVRITGKEDGRVDLEVLTPGTLAEGKGVNIPDSRIDLSALTDKDREDLRFGAKAGVDFVAVSFVSSREDIKEARKIVGEAGGDTWIIAKIERKSALERIDSIIEASDAVMVARGDLGAEAGLFRVPLLQKEIIKKCNAKAKPVITATQMLTSMVNSPYPTRAEVSDIANAVLDGTDAVMLSDETAVGKYPEKAVEVLKETILQTQQYCRVPSDIEPGSREAFPHAAVEMSKLVPCDFVAALTLSGYTVRHLSRFRPQKPIYAITPDRSLLKKCTIVWGVNSCVCIEEFESEKELTSKFLKAAKIEPSAFLLVTGYLGEKIFQGKSVRYINRCDLDSRWKS, from the coding sequence TTGCATCCGAAAGTCAAAATAGTAGCCACACTGGGCCCCTCTACAAACAGTAGGGAGTCTATCGGGAGACTGATAGAGGCGGGGGTGAACATTTTCAGGCTGAACTTCTCCTACGGTACACACGACGAACATATGGAGACGATCTTCAACATCCGCTCGATAGCGGATGAAAAAGGGAGGCTCGTAGCTGTTCTTCAGGATATCTGCGGGCCGAAAATACGTATAAAAGGGCTGAACAGACGGATGAAGGTCGAGCGCGGCGACAGGCTCGTCATGGCAAAAACCGCCTCGGAGCAGGCATTCTCCATAACACACCCGGAGCTGATAGAGTCGATGCACGTGGGTGAGGAGCTCTTTTTCGCGGACGGTACGGTCCATGTACGCATAACCGGTAAAGAGGATGGAAGGGTAGATCTGGAAGTTCTCACCCCGGGAACGCTTGCCGAAGGGAAAGGGGTCAATATACCGGACAGCCGCATAGACCTGAGTGCCCTGACCGACAAAGATAGAGAAGATCTTCGTTTCGGTGCGAAAGCCGGAGTAGATTTTGTAGCGGTTTCGTTCGTGAGCTCCCGGGAGGATATAAAAGAGGCGCGCAAAATAGTCGGGGAGGCCGGCGGGGATACGTGGATAATAGCGAAGATAGAGCGCAAAAGCGCCCTGGAGCGGATCGATTCGATTATCGAGGCGAGCGATGCCGTCATGGTCGCAAGGGGCGACCTGGGAGCGGAAGCAGGACTCTTCAGGGTCCCGCTGCTACAAAAAGAGATAATCAAAAAGTGCAATGCAAAAGCCAAACCGGTCATAACAGCAACACAGATGTTGACCTCCATGGTGAACTCGCCCTACCCGACAAGAGCTGAAGTATCCGACATCGCAAACGCGGTACTGGACGGTACGGATGCGGTAATGCTCTCCGACGAGACCGCGGTCGGCAAGTACCCGGAGAAAGCTGTCGAAGTGCTAAAGGAGACGATTCTGCAGACCCAGCAATACTGCAGGGTTCCGAGCGACATCGAACCCGGCTCCAGAGAGGCTTTCCCGCACGCAGCCGTAGAGATGTCGAAGCTGGTACCCTGCGATTTTGTAGCGGCTCTTACACTCTCTGGGTATACGGTACGCCATCTGAGCAGGTTCAGGCCCCAAAAGCCGATTTACGCCATTACCCCCGACCGCTCGCTGCTTAAAAAGTGCACCATCGTATGGGGGGTGAACTCCTGTGTATGTATCGAAGAGTTTGAAAGCGAAAAGGAGCTTACATCCAAATTTCTGAAAGCGGCGAAAATCGAGCCCTCCGCTTTTCTGCTGGTGACCGGATATCTCGGGGAGAAGATATTTCAGGGAAAAAGTGTCCGTTACATCAACAGGTGCGACCTGGACTCCCGCTGGAAGTCGTAG
- a CDS encoding 6-phosphofructokinase — protein MSLAIICSGGDAPGMNPAIKKFVDYVYEKGETPYFVYNGLEGLIDGEIVPATHKDVAGIVHRGGAIIRSSRSKRFYEYGYRKTAYENLQKHGIKGLVVLGGDGSFRALDRLSEEFELNFVGIPTTIDNDIYGTDTCIGVDTALNVIRDALDKIRDTASTFSRAFVVEVMGRECGYLAAVSAITSGAEICLIPEADFNKSVAEEHLKREIEQGRSYILSIVAEGTKMTNEIAEWLEKDIGMETRITVLGHIQRGGSPTVNDRMLAFEFTVRAVDHLLQSKNSNKVMVIENGEYGMRDIREIVENRYRIDPELLGMLNRLD, from the coding sequence ATGTCACTGGCCATAATCTGTTCCGGAGGAGACGCTCCCGGTATGAACCCGGCTATCAAAAAGTTCGTAGATTACGTATACGAAAAGGGGGAGACTCCATATTTCGTATATAACGGTCTCGAAGGGCTCATAGACGGTGAAATAGTCCCTGCGACACACAAAGATGTAGCCGGTATCGTTCACAGGGGAGGCGCTATAATCCGTTCATCGCGCTCAAAGCGTTTTTACGAATACGGATATAGGAAAACCGCATATGAAAACCTCCAAAAACACGGCATTAAGGGGCTGGTCGTTCTGGGAGGCGACGGTTCGTTTCGTGCTCTGGATAGGCTCAGTGAAGAGTTCGAACTCAACTTCGTAGGAATTCCAACTACCATAGACAACGACATCTACGGTACCGATACCTGTATAGGTGTCGATACGGCCTTGAATGTCATACGCGACGCCCTGGACAAGATCAGAGATACCGCATCGACCTTCAGCCGGGCTTTCGTTGTAGAGGTTATGGGCAGGGAGTGCGGTTATCTGGCGGCGGTTTCGGCCATTACGAGCGGGGCGGAGATATGCCTGATACCTGAAGCCGACTTCAACAAAAGCGTAGCCGAAGAGCATCTGAAAAGGGAGATAGAGCAGGGCAGGAGCTATATACTCTCTATAGTTGCGGAAGGGACGAAGATGACGAATGAAATAGCGGAGTGGCTCGAAAAGGATATCGGAATGGAGACGCGAATCACCGTACTGGGCCATATACAGCGCGGCGGAAGCCCCACGGTAAACGATCGAATGCTCGCCTTCGAGTTCACTGTCCGTGCGGTTGACCATCTGCTCCAATCGAAAAACTCCAACAAAGTGATGGTGATCGAGAACGGCGAATACGGTATGAGGGATATCAGGGAGATAGTCGAAAACCGCTACAGAATAGACCCGGAACTGCTGGGTATGCTAAACAGGCTCGACTGA